A stretch of Anas acuta chromosome 3, bAnaAcu1.1, whole genome shotgun sequence DNA encodes these proteins:
- the LOC137854199 gene encoding uncharacterized protein: MGQLCGRCMQLLRDFVAFVQRMSSDLLHSIKECLTLIIKCSCLKQGSSKARQLYKPVLQPHERVTAQEFLQHIERGFETSPLGKDPLEALRTLAFSENPGLQQSAALYYLHMSQHMNIPLPAEHLEPFYALLRSADLEVQQMSSLSLVNFLLEGNIDKELVVQMGLLEPILDLLESDDPTVQCNSCACTMTLAVSESNRDAIGAARGVTPLLSLANSYDPRVQQNAVGAILNLTQSERIQQVLCKEGALPVLIFLLESPDSEVQYYSCAALSNIAVNAQHHEAMLRTGERFLLRVLTSLLSSPVDKVSSQACVCLRNLATSADTQAEMVSQDVLPKLCSLLASGSEAVRRASVALLWILSQHPHNQDALVCAELLQSLGTLLSAHTTDPVIAGHAACIIKNLSLSKNRERIIESPCVEGLLQALLSIDIREDSLHYVTSCLAELTKQEGATLRMVQRMDEPLTKRLVRLAGQVEHTEPSFQAASIIQHMIDHEKMMRLLKCHIREIQAYLENFLSHQEIRFQQLGISTFCRLQADPEFSLAFRKSQMAKLLEQVRQQTEETQELLRAALCHTES, encoded by the exons ATGGGTCAACTGTGTGGACGGTGCATGCAGCTGCTGCGCGACTTCGTGGCCTTTGTTCAGAGGATGTCCTCGGACCTGCTGCACAGCATTAAGGAGTGCTTAACCCTGATAATCAAATGCTCCTGCCTGAAGCAGGGCAGCTCCAAAGCCAGGCAGCTGTACAAGCCCGTCCTGCAGCCCCACGAGCGGGTGACAGCACAAGAGTTTCTGCAGCACATCGAAAGAG GTTTTGAAACGTCACCACTTGGAAAGGACCCTCTGGAAGCCTTGAGGACCTTAGCTTTCTCAGAAAACCCGGGCTTACAGCAGTCTGCTGCTCTCTATTATTTGCACATGAGCCAGCACA TGAATATTCCCCTGCCAGCAGAGCATCTGGAACCCTTCTATGCCTTACTACGGTCTGCTGACCTGGAGGTGCAACAGATGTCTTCCTTGTCCCTTGTCAACTTTCTGCTGGAAGGAAATA TTGATAAGGAACTGGTTGTGCAAATGGGTTTACTTGAGCCAATTCTGGACCTGCTTGAGTCAGATGATCCCACTGTCCAGTGTAATTCCTGTGCCTGCACCATGACTTTGGCTGTTTCAG aatCCAACCGAGATGCTATTGGTGCAGCCCGAGGAGTTACCCCCCTACTGTCTCTTGCCAATTCCTATGATCCTAGAGTCCAACAAAATGCAGTTGGTGCAATTCTCAACCTCACACAATCAG AGAGGATCCAACAGGTCCTGTGCAAGGAAGGAGCCCTGCCCGTTCTCATCTTTCTGCTGGAGTCTCCTGACTCAGAAGTGCAG TATTACAGCTGTGCTGCCCTGAGCAACATAGCAGTGAATGCTCAGCACCACGAAGCCATGCTGAGAACCGGTGAAAGATTCCTGCTGCGTGTGCTCACCTCTCTCCTATCCTCCCCTGTGGACAAG GTGTCAAGCCAGGCATGTGTTTGCCTAAGAAATTTGGCTACCAGTG CGGACACCCAGGCTGAGATGGTCTCCCAGGACGTCCTGCCCAAGCTGTGCTCTCTCCTGGCCTCTGGCAGCGAGGCCGTGCGGCGCGCATCCGTCGCCCTGCTCTGGATCCTGTCCCAGCACCCGCACAACCAG GACGCCCTGGTGTGTGccgagctgctgcagagcctggggacGCTCCTGTCAGCACATACGACAGACCCTGTGattgctggccatgctgcttgCATCATCAAAAACCTGAGCCTTTCCAAAAACAGAGAG AGAATCATCGAGAGCCCGTGTGTTGAAGGTCTCCTCCAGGCCTTGCTTTCTATTGACATCCGAGAAGACTCTCTTCACTACGTGACGTCTTGCCTTGCTGAGCTGACAAAGCAAG AAGGAGCCACGTTACGCATGGTCCAGCGGATGGATGAACCCCTGACGAAGCGCTTGGTGAGACTGGCTGGCCAAGTGGAGCATACCGAGCCATCCTTCCAGGCTGCCTCCATCATCCAGCACATGATAGACCACG AAAAAATGATGCGTTTGCTGAAGTGTCACATCAGAGAGATTCAAGCCTACCTCGAGAATTTTCTTTCGCACCAAGAGATTCGCTTCCAGCAGCTGGGCATTTCCACGTTCTGCAGGTTGCAAGCAG atcCAGAATTCTCATTAGCATTCAGGAAAAGCCAAATGGCCAAACTCCTTGAGCAAGTCCGccaacaaacagaagaaacacaggAGCTCCTTAGGGCAGCTCTTTGCCACACAGAGAGTTAG